In Virgibacillus sp. NKC19-16, a single genomic region encodes these proteins:
- a CDS encoding proline dehydrogenase family protein, with protein sequence MSNLTRDFFIGLSNNKLLNKSAKKWGFRMGAEKFVAGTTIESVTETVKELNHHGISCTLDRLGEFVSEKEEAIEAKEESIRLLEKIHAEDIDCHISVKLTQMGLDIDQEFCIQNLQEILQVAAQYNIFVNIDMEDYARYQQTLDVLQILRTDYENVGTVIQSYLCRTEVDLDSLKDVRLRLVKGAYKESEEVAYQNKVDIDRNFVMIARKRLLGETFTSIATHDHHIINELKAFIHENNIDKNTYEFQMLYGFRNDMQHGLTDEGYNFCTYIPFGTEWFGYFMRRMAERPQNINLVLKDTFYTKDNKLKKKPIIAGVVAGALVLALLRRGKR encoded by the coding sequence ATGTCCAATCTAACAAGAGATTTTTTCATAGGCTTATCAAATAATAAATTACTAAATAAGAGTGCCAAAAAATGGGGTTTCCGTATGGGTGCGGAAAAGTTTGTGGCGGGTACCACAATTGAAAGCGTTACAGAAACGGTCAAGGAACTTAACCATCATGGAATAAGCTGTACGCTCGACCGTTTGGGAGAATTTGTATCCGAAAAAGAAGAGGCCATTGAAGCGAAAGAAGAATCTATTCGTCTCTTAGAAAAGATCCATGCAGAGGATATAGATTGTCATATATCGGTGAAGTTAACACAAATGGGGTTGGATATTGATCAGGAATTTTGCATCCAAAATTTGCAGGAAATTTTGCAAGTGGCAGCTCAATATAATATTTTTGTCAATATCGATATGGAAGATTATGCGCGTTATCAGCAAACCTTGGATGTACTTCAAATCTTAAGGACAGATTATGAAAACGTAGGCACGGTTATTCAATCTTATCTATGCCGAACCGAGGTAGATTTGGATAGCCTTAAAGATGTACGTCTCAGGCTGGTAAAAGGGGCTTATAAAGAAAGCGAGGAAGTTGCCTATCAGAACAAAGTGGACATTGACCGTAATTTTGTAATGATTGCTAGAAAAAGACTGCTAGGAGAGACATTTACTTCTATCGCAACACATGATCATCATATCATCAATGAATTGAAAGCGTTTATCCATGAAAATAATATCGACAAAAATACGTACGAATTCCAGATGCTATATGGTTTTCGAAATGACATGCAGCACGGGCTCACAGATGAGGGTTATAATTTCTGTACCTATATTCCGTTCGGCACGGAGTGGTTTGGGTATTTCATGCGCCGTATGGCCGAAAGACCACAGAATATTAATTTGGTTTTGAAGGATACCTTTTACACGAAAGATAATAAGTTGAAGAAAAAACCAATTATTGCCGGGGTAGTGGCTGGGGCGTTGGTGTTGGCATTGTTGAGGCGAGGGAAGAGATGA